The Aspergillus luchuensis IFO 4308 DNA, chromosome 4, nearly complete sequence DNA window ggggcGCAATGAAGGCGATGTCACGGGTGCGTAACCCTTCCTTTTCCGGATACATTGATTGCCGCTGAGACGCGCAAGGATGTTCGAGAACCTGCAGCTTACTGGAGACACAACAATATTCTACACAAGCAACCCCACTAAATACAAAGTACCGTGTACAAAATAGACTGATTCTTCTAAAACTGGCGCTACTGAGTGGCGGAGGAATACTAATAATGGCAATTCTTGATTTGTAGGCATTGGCTACCTGGTATGCTTAACTACGCCACAAACATGGCAACAAAAGCATGCCTTGCTTGATGGCGAGGGGGGGGTATGGGTATGCTTGATTCCGTGAAGATAAGTGATATCGGATTGGATGACTGGTAGACTCTAGTGGTACCACTTACTGTAGACATCAGGTAGATAGTATTGACCATGACCCCACTCAACTCAACCAGGTACCCTGGGCATGAATATTATCCGCCTGTAAAGTTCGAGAGTTATTACATGGAGTCCAGCCCCATCTCATTCATAAGCTTGATAAAACTGTTGTTGCATATCAAAGCCCATGGGAATATAATTCCCTGACCACcgcatacatgcatgcatatgaTCTATGCTTGCTTTCTGCTGCCGTGCCCGCAGCTTAGGCATCCGTCGCGGCATGTTCTGTTGCTGGCAAACTGCTGCAGAAAGTCAGGCATCCACAATGtagttgtcgtcgtcgtagtagtagtacattACGTGCTTTGTAGTACGTAGTCACTTTCAATTTTTTGGGCAAAAGATAAACCAAGTGGTCAGGTATGTATGGAGTACGAGCAACAATTCTCAACAAATGATGTACAAGGCAAATAATATTGGAAAGTTGACCATCTACACCCGAGCCGCATGGGGGTTGCGCAACGGGATCGTCAGAGAACCAAATCCCAACAGATGAGTAAGTGGGAAAAAAACGATCATGGGACCTTCAGAAAATGaacacaaaaaaagaaacatgaaggaaggggttggagaTTGTGCAAGCCACCACTTCTCCGCTGTCAGATCTTTGTATGAAACAGCAATCCTTACTCCATCGGGAGAAAACCGGGATGTTGATACGTggaagaaatagaaatagaaaaaaaaagggaagggtTTCTCCGATTATCTACGGTAAAGACTAAGGATGACTATAGTTCATTTTGCAAAGTCGCCGGGTCATGGATGGGGCGATGATGGATCGGCCGCGTccctgaaggagaggaaaagcTCAGACATCCACGTGAGCGGATGGAAAGTTCCCAGGATTTTCCCCCCTAACTTTACTATGGGGGGGAGTTGCTATGGAGTACGTACTCCATAGATGGTAAGCCGGATGGATCCCCCCGAAAGCTCTAGACCGTTTCGTCCCCTTCTCGATTCGGTTCGAGCAGTCATCGATGGGCTGCACCTTCCACGGGCTGACACTTCCATTCCATTGCCCTTTTCGGCCTTTCCTCACATTGCTGGCGCTGCTTTTCTCTGCCGAGAGCCCGACTGCCTGTCTCTCGGGCGAGAGAACGACCGAGCAAGCTCATCCATGCACtcatgactgactgactgacggaTTGACTCTTGGGCTCAAGCTGTAATGAGCATTCAGTCTGAATGAATGCAGCAATTCCGATTCATACCACATACTCACCCCTACGTGGGGTGAAGCTCCAGATGTACCTTGCTGTATCAATTATCCACTACAACATTCTAGTCGTTCTCTAATCCTGCAGCGGGTTAACTAGTAGTCTAGTTTGCTGTTAGTTGCTATCTAGCTACGAATTAGGTAGGGACAAGGAAGGTACACGTGAGGCACGTTAGATCCGTCCGCTTCTCAACAgttttcccccccaaattCGGTCGGTAGGAATGGGGGGTGATCGTAAAAGGCAACTATACCGAGGGTTCCTATTATACAAGGCACGCAAGTAGAGTTGCAGATTCGCAACACACGACTTTACTATGTGCTACTTGACTCTTTCTTCCCGACGGATCCCCATGGAAGCTCTCTCCTTGGGTCCCCAACTAGGCTTGTGGGACCGGCGATGCTCCGCAACCATGCCAGGGATCAATCTGCtgctagtctagtctagtctacttCGTACTAGATTCTACTTGGTAGAGGTGATACCccattctcttctctcccgaCATTCCGGTCACcccacctactactactgctgtgTCGACCGTCGCTGCTAGCAGAAAGCGCCCGAAAAAGGCCACGACTACTCCCTGTATCTACACGGCTAGCTAGCTGCGACTGTGCCTAGGAGGAAAGGTCTTTAAGCAGAATGGACACATGACTGTATTAGTGCATTCTTTATCATGCCATTTCGTTCTGACGGTCTCTGAGCTGTCAATCAACACTGTAACGATGTACCACATCGTCGAACCCCAATGCTTCTGCACCCGACATAGCACCACTGCAAACTTCTAGGCCACATATTGGTACCGGTTTCCTTCCTCGCGCTCCATGTAGTCTTTCTCAATCAATCTGCACATGCTTGCGTCAGCTATGATATACCTTATGCTGGTGTTGGGATCGGAAGGACTCACTTCTCAATATTCTTCTTGATATCCGCTGGCTCTAACACTCCGCGACTTCGGGTTGCCTTGATAACCTCAGCCACGAGTTCTGCGTGCGTGATCGTCTTGCGACTCTTCATGATTCGCACAATCGCCGCTTGTGTCTCATAATGACGATCGGCAGCCACCCGCTCGTGCGTGGtcttgttctcttccttcgTCTCTTTCAGCTGAATTTGGTTGATCTTAATCCGCATCTTCGGGTCGGTGAATGCCGCGTTGTATGAAAACTCGTCTGTTGTATTCACATCCCGGCCCTTCGGCTTCTTGCTTAGAACACGGTATTTCGCACATGCGAGCGATTGCAGCGTTCGTTTCAATTCTTGATCAGCTATGCATCGATAGACGTCAGTAGAGGCCCAACTTGCATATGTTTGGGGGTAGAGAGGCAGTGCAACTTACATAACATGGTCGCCTCCTGTATCTGTGAATACCCGAGACTTCCACCCTCCGGAATATCGTTGAAGAGCAACAGAACGATCGCCTGGAAGGAGCTGACCACCAGTTCTTTGTCTCCCTTGGGAAATCTTGCGCGTAGCTGACAATGTGCCAATTGGTGCTTCCAGTTGAGCTTGCGCCCGTTGTATTTGGTATTGTAGAACTTTTCGAAATCGTCGACAGCAGTCGCAATTTCTGGCGGTATCCGCACCTGAACATCGGGATATGTTGGCCATGCTGATGCAGAAAGCACGCTGACGTTCAAATCCACCGGTAGACGGTCCCGTCGTTCGCGCTGTATTGAGCTGTAGGCCGACATTTCATCGCGTGCAACATCCATATCTTTGAACATCGACTCCAGATTATGCGTGAAGCTTGATCCACATTCTAAATTCCAATATTAGTGACAAGTTGAGGATGATAGTGGACAAGAACTGTACAAACCTGTCTTGAGTCTTGCCAGCATACTCTTTTCCGCATCGTCGCTGGCGCTCCTGCCCATCAGCAACCGACGAGCGAGATCATTCTTGTAGAAGGCCTCGAAAACTGCTTTGCCATGGACAAAACGGAACAGGTCCAAGACCTGATCCAGTTGCCTGTCGATTTCGGCATCTTCATCGGCAAGTGGCATGTCCTCCGCCTTGCGTGCAGGTGCGAGCTTCCACCCGCCCTTGAGGAGCCGGTCCACGTACTTGGCAATCATCTCTCCAGTCTTGGGGTTGTCAGTACCTCCAGTAGCTTCcgactttcttcccttgttGATGAACGTCTCAAAGGCTTCGCGGAGTGTATGGCCCAACTCCTCATTCCGGTGGAAAGAATGTACCCAGATATCGTCAAGTTGCTGCTTGAACTCTAATAGATGAGCCACCATGTCTGCTTCTTTATCCTCGTCGAAGACGATCCCAGAGCCCTCCTCAATGATATAACCACTGAAAGCGGTCTTCAGCTTCGCACCAAGATCCTTCCGTTGCAGGAGTGAGTAAAGCCTTTCTAAGGCAACCTTGTTCCCTGCACGCAGTAGGCCTAGTATATCAGGCTGGTTGAGCAGAacatcttcttgctctgttACCAAGGCTCGATCCAGGAGCTCTGATAACATCTGCTTGGTGCTCCTATTCAGCGAAAACAGCTCACATCGAGTTACTTCGCGCTCAATTAAACGGTGGCTGTTCTCCGCAAAAGTAGCCAAATACCCTGTTGCTTCTCGCTGGGCCCATGAAGAGAAGTATTTCTTGGATTCCGATATCAATAGCGGTTCAAAGCCAGTCGTATAGATGTCAAGGCCGTGGAAAAGTTCAATTGTATTTCGAAGTAATAACGAGTCCGCCACCACGCTTTGTTCTTCGCCACGGTCCGCCTCAACAAGGTCACAAGCGCCCTGCAGAATCTTCGGCTGTAATACTGCATCGGAAAATATGTGCTGCCGGAATTGAATTAAGCCCATCTCACGTATCATGGGGAATTCTTTGgaatggaggaggaatgacTGGTCGAGGTAGTAGAATATCCAGCGCACGGTAACCTACTATAGAGTCAGTATCTTCTCAGAATCCAACTGTATCCAGAGAATATCCATACCAGCTTTGACTGCCACTGCGACCATGCTTCAACAACCGCCCGCAATGTATCGACGTTGCTCCCATCTGCAGCCTTTGCCACCAATTTATCGCGTAATTTTCCAGACACATGTTCTCGACACCGATCTTGGAGCCGTTTGGCTAGAACTGCAGCTCGACCCTGGCGACATACATTTTCGGCACCCTTGTAAAGCTCCTCGAGCGATATCTCAGGCTTTCCACCACCAAAGATCGCCGACAGCGCTGCATCAAGTTGGCCCCAGATCTTCTCGAAATACGATTCCTGATTCAACCGTGATCCAGTGCGGAGATTCTTCACGACCAACCGCTTTGCTCCAGTGTGGGGAGTGAAATTGTTTTGGCGCGACGTTGCGTTGAAGGTGCGAGGTTTGGTGGTAGTATTAGGAAGATCGGCCCCGCTCGCACTCTGTCCCATCGGCGCGCCAGGCCTGGACTCTGCATTTGCGAAATTGTACATCCTGTCAGAAGCGCTGCGATCTCGCGAGTAAGCCGAAGGGACAGAGTTCGATAAGGGTGGCGATAGCCGTAGACGCTTGCTCGTTGGGGACGTCTGTTGGTGATGACCTCTGGCGGGGGTCGTATGGTTTCGAGAGAGGAATTCCGAAATGTtcgcttgctgctgctggggttgttgCAATGCCTCCTCTTGATCAGAGAGCTTCCTCTTACCGATAGACTTGCGCTTACCGCTCCTCTGCTCGGTGGTGCCTCTCGAGTTCTGCTGCATCTACCCGGCTTCGTccga harbors:
- a CDS encoding cullin family protein (COG:D;~EggNog:ENOG410PGFA;~InterPro:IPR036317,IPR001373,IPR036388,IPR019559, IPR036390,IPR016159,IPR016158,IPR016157;~PFAM:PF10557,PF00888;~go_component: GO:0031461 - cullin-RING ubiquitin ligase complex [Evidence IEA];~go_function: GO:0031625 - ubiquitin protein ligase binding [Evidence IEA];~go_process: GO:0006511 - ubiquitin-dependent protein catabolic process [Evidence IEA]), with amino-acid sequence MQQNSRGTTEQRSGKRKSIGKRKLSDQEEALQQPQQQQANISEFLSRNHTTPARGHHQQTSPTSKRLRLSPPLSNSVPSAYSRDRSASDRMYNFANAESRPGAPMGQSASGADLPNTTTKPRTFNATSRQNNFTPHTGAKRLVVKNLRTGSRLNQESYFEKIWGQLDAALSAIFGGGKPEISLEELYKGAENVCRQGRAAVLAKRLQDRCREHVSGKLRDKLVAKAADGSNVDTLRAVVEAWSQWQSKLVTVRWIFYYLDQSFLLHSKEFPMIREMGLIQFRQHIFSDAVLQPKILQGACDLVEADRGEEQSVVADSLLLRNTIELFHGLDIYTTGFEPLLISESKKYFSSWAQREATGYLATFAENSHRLIEREVTRCELFSLNRSTKQMLSELLDRALVTEQEDVLLNQPDILGLLRAGNKVALERLYSLLQRKDLGAKLKTAFSGYIIEEGSGIVFDEDKEADMVAHLLEFKQQLDDIWVHSFHRNEELGHTLREAFETFINKGRKSEATGGTDNPKTGEMIAKYVDRLLKGGWKLAPARKAEDMPLADEDAEIDRQLDQVLDLFRFVHGKAVFEAFYKNDLARRLLMGRSASDDAEKSMLARLKTECGSSFTHNLESMFKDMDVARDEMSAYSSIQRERRDRLPVDLNVSVLSASAWPTYPDVQVRIPPEIATAVDDFEKFYNTKYNGRKLNWKHQLAHCQLRARFPKGDKELVVSSFQAIVLLLFNDIPEGGSLGYSQIQEATMLSDQELKRTLQSLACAKYRVLSKKPKGRDVNTTDEFSYNAAFTDPKMRIKINQIQLKETKEENKTTHERVAADRHYETQAAIVRIMKSRKTITHAELVAEVIKATRSRGVLEPADIKKNIEKLIEKDYMEREEGNRYQYVA